One segment of Streptomyces sp. NBC_00576 DNA contains the following:
- a CDS encoding response regulator transcription factor — MIRIILADDHPVVREGLRAMLSAEPDLDVVADASSGPQAEALAAELRPDIVLMDLRMPGGGGVDSIVRMSEAGLPCRVVVLTTYETDRDILRAVEAGAAGYLLKDLPRGELADAVRAAARGETVLAPSVAARLVDQLRTRPDRPRLSERETAVLRLVAEGCTNAEIGRRLFIGESTVKTHLLRVFGKLGVDDRTAAVTSAMRYGLLD, encoded by the coding sequence GTGATCCGCATCATCCTGGCCGACGACCATCCCGTCGTACGGGAAGGGCTGCGCGCGATGCTCAGCGCCGAACCGGACCTCGATGTGGTCGCCGACGCGTCGAGCGGACCGCAGGCGGAGGCGCTGGCGGCGGAGCTGCGGCCGGACATCGTGCTGATGGATCTGCGGATGCCGGGCGGTGGAGGCGTGGACTCGATCGTGCGGATGAGCGAGGCCGGGCTGCCGTGCCGCGTGGTCGTCCTCACGACGTACGAGACGGACCGTGACATCCTGCGGGCCGTGGAGGCGGGAGCGGCGGGCTACCTGCTGAAGGACCTGCCGCGTGGCGAACTGGCGGACGCGGTACGGGCGGCGGCGCGCGGCGAGACGGTACTGGCGCCGTCGGTGGCGGCCCGGCTGGTGGACCAGCTCCGGACGCGACCGGATCGGCCTCGACTGTCGGAACGGGAGACGGCGGTACTGCGGCTGGTGGCGGAGGGGTGCACGAACGCCGAGATCGGACGGCGGTTGTTCATCGGCGAGTCGACGGTGAAGACGCATCTGCTGCGGGTGTTCGGCAAGCTGGGCGTGGACGACCGCACGGCAGCGGTGACGAGCGCGATGCGATACGGCTTGCTGGACTGA
- the rpsD gene encoding 30S ribosomal protein S4 yields the protein MANQPRPKVKKSRALGIALTPKAVKYFEARPYPPGEHGRGRKQNSDYKVRLLEKQRLRAQYDVSERQLVRAYERAAKTQGKTGEALVIELERRLDALVLRSGIARTIYQARQMVVHGHIEVNGQKVDKPSFRVRPDDVVMVRERSRSKTLFEVSRAGGFAPDGETPRYLQVNLGALAFRLDREPNRKEIPVICDEQLVVEYYAR from the coding sequence GTGGCTAACCAGCCCCGCCCCAAGGTCAAGAAGTCGCGTGCCCTCGGCATCGCGCTGACCCCGAAGGCCGTCAAGTACTTCGAGGCCCGCCCCTACCCGCCGGGCGAGCACGGTCGTGGCCGCAAGCAGAACTCGGACTACAAGGTCCGTCTGCTGGAGAAGCAGCGTCTGCGCGCGCAGTACGACGTGTCCGAGCGTCAGCTCGTCCGCGCCTACGAGCGTGCCGCCAAGACGCAGGGCAAGACCGGTGAGGCCCTGGTCATCGAGCTGGAGCGTCGCCTTGACGCGCTGGTCCTTCGTTCGGGCATCGCCCGCACGATCTACCAGGCCCGCCAGATGGTCGTCCACGGCCACATCGAGGTCAACGGCCAGAAGGTCGACAAGCCGTCGTTCCGTGTCCGTCCCGACGACGTCGTGATGGTCCGCGAGCGCAGCCGCAGCAAGACGCTGTTCGAGGTCTCCCGCGCCGGTGGCTTCGCCCCCGACGGCGAGACCCCGCGCTACCTGCAGGTGAACCTCGGTGCCCTGGCCTTCCGCCTGGACCGCGAGCCGAACCGCAAGGAGATCCCGGTGATCTGCGACGAGCAGCTCGTCGTCGAGTACTACGCCCGCTGA
- a CDS encoding DUF6167 family protein, with amino-acid sequence MFRRTFWFTAGAAAGVWATTKVNRKIRQLTPEHLAAQAANKAIEAGHRVKDFALDVRAGMAQREAELGEALGIAEPPGRGLPPQRRLAALDRGAENQKHDEKHYGMLDNKHPYNRNEDH; translated from the coding sequence ATGTTCCGCCGTACGTTCTGGTTCACCGCGGGTGCCGCGGCCGGTGTGTGGGCAACCACCAAGGTCAACCGCAAGATCCGGCAGCTGACCCCCGAGCACCTGGCTGCACAGGCCGCCAACAAGGCGATCGAGGCCGGCCACCGGGTCAAGGACTTCGCCCTCGACGTGCGGGCCGGGATGGCCCAGCGCGAGGCCGAGCTGGGCGAGGCCCTCGGAATCGCCGAACCCCCGGGCCGTGGCCTGCCCCCGCAACGGCGGCTCGCCGCGCTCGACCGGGGGGCGGAAAACCAGAAGCACGATGAGAAGCACTACGGGATGCTGGACAACAAGCACCCGTACAACCGGAATGAGGACCACTGA
- a CDS encoding vitamin K epoxide reductase family protein: protein MTKTTVMKDGVSADRPEPPAEGSRSVGGSRAFAVMLLLTGAAGLLAAWVITIDKFKLLEAKVAGTTFTPGCSLNPVVSCGSVMESKQAAAFGFPNPMLGLVAYGIVICVGMSLLGRARFPRWYWLTFNAGTAFGVGFCTWLQFQSLYRINALCLWCSLAWVATIIMFWYVTSFNVRNGFIPAPKWLRTFFGEFTWVVPVLHIGIIGMLILTRWWDFWTS from the coding sequence ATGACCAAGACGACAGTGATGAAGGACGGCGTCTCCGCCGACCGGCCCGAGCCCCCCGCCGAGGGCTCGCGCTCCGTGGGCGGCAGCCGTGCGTTCGCCGTGATGCTGTTGCTCACCGGCGCGGCCGGCCTGCTGGCTGCGTGGGTCATCACGATCGACAAGTTCAAGCTGCTGGAAGCCAAGGTCGCGGGCACGACGTTCACGCCCGGCTGCAGCCTCAACCCCGTGGTGTCCTGCGGCAGCGTGATGGAGAGCAAGCAGGCCGCCGCCTTCGGGTTCCCGAACCCGATGCTCGGCCTCGTCGCCTACGGCATCGTCATCTGCGTCGGCATGAGCCTCCTCGGCCGGGCCCGCTTCCCGCGCTGGTACTGGCTCACCTTCAACGCGGGCACCGCCTTCGGCGTCGGATTCTGCACCTGGCTGCAATTCCAGTCCCTGTACCGGATCAACGCGCTGTGCCTGTGGTGCTCGCTGGCCTGGGTCGCGACGATCATCATGTTCTGGTACGTGACCTCGTTCAATGTCAGGAACGGCTTCATTCCCGCGCCGAAGTGGCTCAGGACCTTCTTCGGTGAGTTCACCTGGGTCGTGCCCGTCCTGCACATCGGCATCATCGGGATGCTGATCCTGACCCGCTGGTGGGACTTCTGGACCAGCTGA
- the hisS gene encoding histidine--tRNA ligase has product MSTFKAPKGTYDLIPPESAKYLAVREAIAAPLRNSGYGYIETPGFENVELFARGVGESTDIVTKEMYAFETKGGDRLALRPEGTASVLRAALEANLHKLGNLPVKLWYSGSYYRYERPQKGRYRHFSQVGAEAIGAEDPALDAELIILADQAYRTLGLRNFRILLNSLGDKECRPVYRTALQDFLRGLDLDEETLRRADINPLRVLDDKRDDVQKQLVGAPLLRDYLCDACKAYHEEVRELITAAGVAFEDDPKLVRGLDYYTRTTFEFVHDGLGSQSAVGGGGRYDGLSEMLGGPALPSVGWALGVDRTVLALEAEGVELELPSATSVFAVPLGEEARRVLFAKVTELRKAGVAADFSYGAKGLKGAMKNANRSGARYTIVAGERDLAEGVVQLKDMESGEQTAIGVDEIVAELESRLA; this is encoded by the coding sequence GTGAGCACCTTCAAGGCCCCCAAGGGCACGTACGACCTGATCCCGCCGGAGAGCGCGAAGTACCTGGCGGTACGGGAAGCCATCGCGGCCCCGCTGCGCAACTCCGGCTACGGCTACATCGAGACGCCGGGCTTCGAGAACGTCGAGCTGTTCGCCAGGGGCGTCGGTGAATCGACCGACATCGTGACGAAGGAGATGTACGCCTTCGAGACCAAGGGCGGCGACAGACTGGCCCTGCGCCCCGAGGGCACGGCGTCGGTCCTGCGCGCGGCGCTGGAGGCCAACCTTCACAAGCTGGGCAACCTCCCGGTCAAGCTCTGGTACTCGGGCTCGTACTACCGCTACGAGCGCCCCCAGAAGGGCCGTTACCGCCACTTCTCGCAGGTGGGCGCGGAGGCGATCGGCGCGGAGGACCCGGCGCTGGACGCCGAGCTGATCATCCTGGCGGACCAGGCGTACCGGACGCTGGGCCTGCGGAACTTCCGCATCCTGCTGAACTCGCTGGGCGACAAGGAGTGCCGTCCGGTCTACCGGACGGCACTGCAGGACTTCCTCCGGGGTCTCGACCTGGACGAGGAGACGCTGCGCCGGGCCGACATCAACCCGCTGCGGGTGCTGGACGACAAGCGGGACGACGTCCAGAAGCAGCTGGTGGGGGCGCCGCTGCTGCGTGACTACCTCTGCGACGCGTGCAAGGCGTACCACGAGGAGGTCCGCGAGCTGATCACTGCGGCGGGCGTCGCCTTCGAGGACGACCCGAAGCTGGTCCGCGGCCTCGACTACTACACCCGTACGACCTTCGAGTTCGTTCACGACGGCCTGGGTTCCCAGTCCGCGGTGGGCGGCGGTGGGCGCTACGACGGCCTGTCCGAGATGCTCGGCGGCCCCGCACTGCCGTCGGTGGGCTGGGCGCTGGGCGTCGACCGGACGGTGCTGGCGCTTGAGGCGGAGGGCGTCGAGCTCGAACTCCCGTCCGCGACAAGTGTGTTCGCGGTGCCGTTGGGGGAGGAGGCTCGGCGGGTGCTGTTCGCGAAGGTCACGGAGCTGCGCAAGGCAGGGGTCGCGGCGGACTTCTCGTACGGGGCGAAAGGGCTCAAGGGGGCGATGAAGAACGCGAACCGGAGTGGGGCCCGTTACACGATCGTCGCCGGTGAGCGGGACCTCGCGGAGGGTGTGGTCCAGTTGAAGGACATGGAGTCCGGGGAGCAGACGGCGATCGGCGTGGACGAGATCGTGGCGGAACTGGAGTCGAGGCTGGCCTGA
- a CDS encoding DUF948 domain-containing protein, with protein MTGGEVAGILVAVFWAILVSFLAVALVRLAQTLRATTKLVAEVTEQAVPLLADASQAVRSAQTQIDRVDAIATDVQEVTSNASALSTTVASTFGGPLVKVAAFGYGVRRAMSRTRTDEAPAPERARRTVIVGRTVPAPKGQKRRRQKG; from the coding sequence GTGACCGGTGGAGAGGTTGCCGGGATCCTGGTGGCCGTCTTCTGGGCGATCCTGGTCTCCTTCCTCGCCGTGGCGCTGGTGAGGCTGGCCCAGACGCTCAGGGCGACCACCAAGCTGGTCGCGGAGGTGACGGAACAGGCCGTGCCGCTGCTGGCCGACGCCTCCCAGGCCGTGCGCTCCGCACAGACACAGATCGACCGGGTCGACGCCATCGCCACCGACGTCCAGGAGGTCACCTCCAACGCGTCGGCGCTGTCCACCACCGTCGCCTCGACCTTCGGCGGCCCGCTCGTCAAGGTCGCCGCGTTCGGCTACGGCGTACGCCGGGCGATGAGCCGCACGAGGACCGACGAGGCGCCCGCGCCCGAGAGGGCCCGGCGCACCGTCATCGTCGGCCGCACCGTACCGGCCCCGAAGGGCCAAAAGCGCCGTAGGCAGAAGGGCTGA
- a CDS encoding ABC transporter permease — translation MTTTAARVHAETADVRFPSAWSLGLARGAMEIRQFFRMRDQVVFTFAFPVVFLFLFASIFSDDIDSAGITASQLYVPAMMAAGIMSTSFQSLGISIAIERDERVLRRLRGTPMPPAAYFLGKIWLVLVTGFLETVILLLVGTTLYDVDLPSDPARWAEFAWIFVLGLTACALLGIAISSVPKSGKSATSVVVLPFLVLQFISGVYIAIDTIPDWMLNIGALFPLKWMCQGLRGVFLPDSARILEQTGSWEFGRVALVLGAWCVGGLLLCLLTFRWKSRRDG, via the coding sequence ATGACGACGACGGCCGCACGCGTCCACGCCGAGACGGCGGACGTCCGGTTCCCCTCGGCCTGGAGCCTCGGTCTTGCCCGGGGTGCGATGGAGATCAGGCAGTTCTTCCGGATGCGCGACCAGGTGGTGTTCACGTTCGCCTTCCCGGTCGTCTTCCTGTTCCTCTTCGCGTCGATCTTCAGCGACGACATCGACTCGGCGGGCATCACCGCCTCGCAGCTGTATGTCCCGGCGATGATGGCCGCCGGCATCATGTCGACGAGTTTCCAGTCGCTGGGCATCTCGATCGCCATCGAACGCGACGAACGGGTGCTGCGCCGCCTGCGCGGTACGCCGATGCCGCCGGCCGCGTACTTCCTCGGCAAGATCTGGCTGGTACTGGTCACCGGCTTCCTGGAGACGGTGATCCTGCTCCTGGTCGGCACGACCCTGTACGACGTCGATCTGCCGTCGGATCCCGCCAGGTGGGCGGAGTTCGCCTGGATCTTCGTCCTCGGTCTGACGGCGTGCGCGCTGCTCGGCATCGCGATCAGTTCCGTGCCGAAGTCGGGCAAGAGCGCGACCTCGGTGGTCGTACTCCCTTTCCTGGTACTGCAGTTCATCTCTGGGGTGTACATCGCGATCGACACGATTCCCGACTGGATGCTGAACATCGGCGCCCTGTTCCCGCTGAAGTGGATGTGCCAGGGTCTGCGCGGGGTGTTTCTCCCCGACTCGGCGCGCATCCTCGAACAGACAGGGAGTTGGGAGTTCGGACGCGTGGCTCTGGTTCTCGGGGCGTGGTGCGTCGGAGGATTGCTGCTGTGTCTGCTGACCTTCCGCTGGAAGAGCCGGCGCGACGGGTGA
- a CDS encoding replication-associated recombination protein A, which translates to MEPDLFTAAAEARQEKDPSGSPLAVRMRPRVLDEVVGQQHLLKPGSPLRRLVGESEGGPAGPSSVILWGPPGTGKTTLAYVVSKATDKRFVELSAITAGVKEVRAVIDGARRATGGFGKETVLFLDEIHRFSKAQQDSLLPAVENRWVTLIAATTENPYFSIISPLLSRSLLLTLEPLTDDDLRALLRRAVADERGLKSAVTLPEDAEKHLLRIAGGDARRALTALEAAAGAALDKGDADITLQTLEETVDRAAVKYDRDGDQHYDVASALIKSIRGSDVDAALHYLARMIEAGEDPRFIARRLMISASEDIGLADPNALPIAVAAAQAVAMIGFPEAALTLSHATIALALAPKSNAATTAIGAAMEDVRKGHAGPVPMHLRDGHYKGAAKLGHAQGYVYPHDLPEGIAEQQYAPEELKDRAYYEPTRHGAEARYADAVEWTRKHLGRKRS; encoded by the coding sequence GTGGAGCCCGACCTGTTCACCGCCGCAGCAGAAGCACGCCAGGAGAAGGACCCGTCCGGAAGCCCCCTGGCCGTGCGAATGCGCCCGCGCGTCCTCGACGAGGTCGTGGGCCAGCAGCATCTGCTGAAGCCGGGGTCGCCGCTGCGCCGACTCGTCGGCGAGAGCGAGGGCGGACCGGCCGGACCCTCGTCCGTGATCCTCTGGGGGCCGCCCGGCACCGGCAAGACCACCCTGGCGTACGTCGTGTCGAAGGCCACCGACAAGCGTTTCGTCGAACTGTCGGCGATCACCGCGGGCGTCAAGGAGGTCCGCGCGGTCATCGACGGAGCCCGCCGCGCAACCGGCGGCTTCGGCAAGGAGACCGTCCTCTTCCTCGACGAGATCCACCGCTTCAGCAAGGCCCAGCAGGACTCCCTGCTCCCCGCCGTCGAGAACCGCTGGGTGACCCTGATCGCGGCGACCACGGAGAACCCGTACTTCTCCATCATCTCGCCCCTCCTCTCCCGCTCCCTCCTCCTCACCCTCGAACCCCTCACGGACGACGACCTGCGCGCCCTGCTGCGCCGCGCGGTCGCCGACGAGCGTGGTCTCAAGAGCGCCGTCACCCTCCCCGAGGACGCCGAGAAACACCTGCTGCGGATCGCCGGCGGAGACGCCCGACGGGCCCTGACCGCCTTGGAGGCCGCCGCCGGAGCCGCGCTCGACAAGGGCGACGCGGACATCACCCTCCAGACTTTGGAGGAGACCGTCGACCGGGCGGCCGTGAAGTACGACCGTGACGGCGACCAGCACTACGACGTGGCCAGCGCGCTCATCAAGTCCATCCGGGGCTCCGACGTCGACGCCGCCCTGCACTACCTGGCCCGCATGATCGAGGCCGGCGAGGACCCCCGCTTCATCGCCCGCCGCCTGATGATCTCCGCGAGCGAGGACATCGGCCTCGCCGATCCGAACGCCCTGCCGATAGCCGTCGCCGCCGCGCAGGCAGTCGCCATGATCGGCTTCCCGGAGGCCGCCCTCACCCTCAGCCACGCCACCATCGCCCTCGCCCTGGCCCCCAAGTCCAACGCCGCGACCACGGCCATCGGCGCCGCCATGGAGGATGTACGCAAAGGCCACGCGGGACCCGTGCCGATGCACCTGCGCGACGGGCACTACAAGGGCGCCGCCAAGCTCGGCCACGCGCAGGGGTACGTGTACCCGCACGACCTGCCGGAGGGGATCGCCGAGCAGCAGTACGCCCCGGAGGAGCTCAAGGACCGTGCGTACTACGAACCGACCCGGCACGGAGCCGAGGCCAGGTACGCGGACGCGGTCGAGTGGACCAGGAAACACCTCGGTCGCAAGCGGTCCTGA
- a CDS encoding MBL fold metallo-hydrolase produces MLIAGFPAGAWGTNCYLVAPAAGEECVIIDPGHQAAEGVEETLKKHRLKPVAVVLTHGHLDHVASVVPVCGAHGVPAWIHPDDRYMMSDPEKALGRSIGMPLLGELTIGEPDDVKELTDGARLELAGLELSVAHAPGHTKGSVTFRMPQTTDIPSVFFSGDLLFAGSIGRTDLPGGDMAEMLDSLARVCLPLDDSTVVLSGHGAQTTIGQERATNPYLRQVAAGLQDRGEGPNPPHRRGM; encoded by the coding sequence GTGCTCATTGCCGGGTTCCCGGCCGGCGCCTGGGGGACGAACTGTTATCTGGTCGCCCCCGCCGCCGGCGAGGAGTGCGTGATCATCGACCCGGGCCATCAGGCCGCCGAGGGAGTCGAGGAGACGCTGAAGAAGCATCGGCTCAAGCCCGTCGCGGTCGTCCTCACCCACGGCCACCTCGACCATGTGGCCTCCGTCGTCCCGGTGTGCGGCGCGCACGGCGTCCCGGCGTGGATCCACCCCGACGACCGCTACATGATGAGCGACCCGGAGAAGGCGCTCGGCCGTTCCATCGGGATGCCGCTGCTGGGCGAGCTGACCATCGGGGAACCGGACGACGTCAAGGAGCTCACGGACGGCGCGCGGCTGGAACTGGCGGGACTGGAGCTGAGCGTGGCGCACGCGCCGGGCCATACCAAGGGGTCGGTGACGTTCAGGATGCCTCAGACCACGGATATCCCGTCCGTGTTCTTCTCGGGCGACCTGCTCTTCGCCGGCTCCATCGGACGCACCGACCTGCCCGGCGGTGACATGGCCGAGATGCTCGACTCGCTGGCCCGCGTGTGCCTGCCGCTCGACGACTCGACCGTGGTGCTGTCCGGCCACGGCGCCCAGACGACCATCGGCCAGGAGCGCGCCACCAACCCGTATCTGCGGCAGGTGGCGGCCGGCCTTCAAGATCGTGGCGAGGGACCGAACCCCCCTCACCGACGAGGAATGTGA
- a CDS encoding sensor histidine kinase — MKSSTARGANNWEQSFRLWDTYFAVVWLATLVFVLGTNHPGWPVRLTAAALLLPLIPMYVGRGRVLLQDDPPHEQRSLRYLLTALALFLPSAILVGETRLMTFALIPQCFMTLRLRWALTAVTVINIAPVVGWALLWWPSDHDVFFNVVFALVTLVFSVALGSWVIKVMEQSQERAELIAELDTSRLELSRLSTAHGALTERERMAREIHDTLAQGFTSLLMLTQAVEAELDHDLPQARRHLSLMTETARQNLAEARALVAGGAPADLEGASLPDALRRLAARNEAALTVTGSARPLPPGPEVVALRACQEALANARKHAGSGATVAIELTYEEGRIALSVRDEGSGFDMDAVRSGYGLAGLSARATEAGGTVRVRSAPGEGTTVTVLLPALPLLLRSDP, encoded by the coding sequence GTGAAAAGTTCCACGGCGCGCGGCGCGAACAACTGGGAGCAGTCGTTCCGCCTCTGGGACACGTACTTCGCCGTCGTGTGGCTGGCCACCCTGGTGTTCGTGCTCGGCACGAACCACCCGGGGTGGCCGGTACGCCTGACGGCTGCCGCGCTGCTGCTCCCCCTGATCCCGATGTACGTGGGACGGGGCCGCGTGCTGCTCCAGGACGATCCTCCGCACGAACAACGGTCGCTGCGCTACCTGTTGACGGCCCTGGCCCTGTTCCTCCCCTCGGCGATCCTGGTCGGCGAGACGCGCCTGATGACCTTCGCGCTGATCCCGCAGTGCTTCATGACCCTTCGGTTGCGCTGGGCGCTGACGGCCGTGACCGTCATCAACATCGCCCCGGTGGTGGGCTGGGCGCTGCTGTGGTGGCCCAGCGACCACGACGTGTTCTTCAACGTGGTGTTCGCGCTGGTGACGTTGGTCTTCTCGGTGGCGCTCGGCAGTTGGGTGATCAAGGTGATGGAACAGAGCCAGGAACGGGCGGAACTGATAGCCGAGTTGGACACGAGCCGCCTTGAACTCTCCCGCCTCTCCACGGCACACGGAGCCCTGACCGAGCGGGAACGCATGGCCAGGGAGATCCACGACACCCTCGCCCAGGGCTTCACCAGCCTGCTGATGCTGACCCAGGCGGTGGAGGCGGAACTCGACCACGACCTCCCGCAGGCCCGCCGCCATCTGTCCCTGATGACCGAAACGGCACGCCAGAACCTCGCCGAGGCACGTGCCCTGGTCGCCGGCGGCGCCCCCGCCGACCTGGAGGGCGCCTCCCTCCCGGACGCCCTGCGTCGCCTGGCCGCCCGCAACGAGGCGGCACTGACCGTGACAGGCTCGGCACGCCCACTGCCGCCCGGCCCGGAAGTGGTGGCCCTGCGCGCCTGTCAGGAGGCCCTGGCGAACGCGCGGAAGCACGCGGGCAGCGGAGCGACGGTCGCCATCGAGCTGACGTACGAGGAGGGGCGGATCGCGCTCTCCGTACGGGACGAGGGCTCCGGCTTCGACATGGACGCCGTACGGTCCGGCTACGGTCTGGCGGGGCTGAGCGCCCGGGCGACAGAGGCGGGCGGAACGGTACGCGTCCGCAGCGCACCGGGCGAGGGCACGACGGTGACGGTCCTGCTCCCCGCACTTCCCCTTCTGCTGAGGAGCGACCCGTGA
- a CDS encoding peptidylprolyl isomerase, translating into MVTQEQRRRQLAREKFLRQQQRRTAARRKANVRNSVIASVLGVIVVGSVLSYATGVFKNDDSKSNASAEVTPSASPPSKAPDPCEKAAEGKVKSLSWKKEPAMTIDKSAKYDLKLATTCGDIDIALKTSAAPHTVNSFNFLASEGYLDHTKCHRLTTNGIYVLQCGDPKGTGMGGPGYTLPDENLKDKTLKNNTYPAGTIAMANTGQAHTGGSQFFLVYQDSSLPPSYTPFGTISASGMKVLKKIAAAGESTGQGDGAPNATVVINKATVTKS; encoded by the coding sequence GTGGTCACCCAGGAACAGCGGCGGCGTCAGCTCGCCCGGGAGAAGTTCTTGCGGCAGCAGCAGCGGCGTACGGCCGCTCGACGCAAGGCGAACGTGCGCAACTCGGTGATCGCGTCGGTCCTCGGCGTGATCGTCGTGGGCAGCGTGTTGTCATACGCGACCGGGGTCTTCAAGAACGACGACAGCAAGTCGAACGCGAGCGCCGAGGTCACCCCGAGCGCCTCGCCGCCGAGCAAGGCACCGGACCCCTGCGAGAAGGCGGCCGAGGGGAAGGTGAAGTCGCTGAGCTGGAAGAAGGAGCCGGCGATGACCATCGACAAGTCGGCGAAGTACGACCTGAAACTCGCGACGACCTGCGGCGACATCGACATCGCCCTGAAGACGTCAGCGGCCCCGCACACGGTGAACTCGTTCAACTTCCTGGCGAGCGAGGGCTACCTCGATCACACCAAGTGCCACCGGCTCACCACGAACGGCATCTACGTGCTGCAGTGCGGTGACCCGAAGGGCACCGGGATGGGCGGCCCCGGCTACACCCTCCCGGACGAGAACCTGAAGGACAAAACCCTCAAGAACAACACCTATCCGGCGGGCACGATCGCCATGGCCAACACGGGCCAGGCGCACACCGGCGGCAGCCAGTTCTTCCTGGTCTACCAGGACAGCTCGCTTCCGCCCAGCTACACACCGTTCGGCACGATTTCCGCGTCGGGCATGAAGGTCCTGAAGAAGATCGCCGCGGCCGGTGAGTCCACCGGACAGGGCGACGGCGCAC
- a CDS encoding ABC transporter ATP-binding protein, translated as MTTHAKELAVDVRGLRKRYGGVTAVDGIDLGIHRGEVFGLLGPNGAGKSTTVEILQGNRSRDGGEVSVLGADPAKGTRAWRSRVGIVWQDESAPAELTVRETVRHFARYYPRPRDPEQVIGLVGLEQKAGSRIRDLSGGQRRRLDVALGVIGGPELLLLDEPTTGFDPAARRQFWDLIRTLADEGTTILLTTHYLEEAETLADRLAIVSAGRVVAEGEPAALRERHGTEATVEWTETDGTPRVTRTKTPTRTVTDLTHRFEGEIPGLRVSRPTLEDVYLRLTGQEDTR; from the coding sequence ATGACAACACACGCGAAGGAACTCGCGGTGGACGTACGGGGACTGCGAAAGCGGTACGGGGGCGTGACCGCCGTGGACGGCATCGATCTCGGCATCCACCGGGGCGAGGTGTTCGGCCTGCTGGGGCCCAATGGCGCGGGCAAGAGCACCACCGTGGAGATCCTCCAGGGCAACCGGAGCCGGGACGGGGGCGAGGTGTCCGTGCTCGGCGCGGATCCGGCGAAGGGCACGCGTGCGTGGCGCTCACGTGTCGGAATCGTCTGGCAGGACGAATCGGCACCCGCCGAGTTGACGGTGCGCGAAACCGTACGTCATTTCGCCCGCTACTACCCGAGGCCGCGGGACCCGGAGCAGGTGATCGGACTGGTCGGTCTGGAGCAGAAGGCGGGCAGCCGGATCAGGGATCTGTCGGGCGGCCAGCGGCGCCGTCTCGACGTGGCCCTGGGTGTGATCGGCGGCCCGGAACTGCTGCTCCTTGACGAGCCGACGACGGGTTTCGACCCGGCGGCCCGCCGCCAGTTCTGGGACCTGATCCGGACGCTCGCGGACGAGGGCACGACGATCCTCCTGACGACGCACTACCTGGAGGAGGCGGAGACGCTGGCGGACCGACTGGCGATCGTCTCGGCGGGACGGGTGGTCGCCGAGGGCGAGCCTGCCGCATTGCGGGAGCGCCACGGCACGGAGGCGACGGTCGAGTGGACGGAAACCGACGGCACCCCGCGCGTCACCCGCACGAAGACACCGACCCGCACGGTCACGGACCTCACTCACCGCTTCGAGGGGGAGATCCCCGGCCTGCGGGTGAGCCGCCCGACCCTGGAGGACGTCTACCTCCGGCTGACCGGACAGGAGGACACGCGATGA